Proteins encoded by one window of Puntigrus tetrazona isolate hp1 chromosome 17, ASM1883169v1, whole genome shotgun sequence:
- the pank1a gene encoding pantothenate kinase 1a isoform X2, whose product MKLKCSRKPAFPWFGMDIGGTLVKLVYFEPKDITAEEEQEEVENLKSIRRYLTSNTAYGKTGVRDVHLELRNLTICGRTGNLHFIRFPTAAMHRFIQMGRDKHFSSLHTTLCATGGGAYKFENDFRTMADLELMKLDELDCLIQGLLYIDSVGFNGHPECYYFENPSDTQNCIKRPCCLDNLFPMLLVNIGSGVSILAVYAKDDYKRVTGTSLGGGTFLGLCCLLTGCETFEEALEMASKGDSTNVDKLVKDIYGGDYQRFGLQGSAVASSFGHMMSKEKRESISKEDLARATLVTITNNIGSIARMCAVNEKIERVVFVGNFLRINTVSTKLLAYAMDFWSKGQLRALFLEHEGYFGAVGAFLELLKSSDDV is encoded by the exons CCTTTCCATGGTTTGGAATGGACATCGGTGGTACTTTAGTAAAGCTTGTTTACTTCGAGCCAAAAGACATCACTGCAgaagaggagcaggaggaggtGGAGAATCTGAAGAGCATACGCAGGTACCTCACCTCCAACACGGCCTACGGCAAAACCGGTGTCCGCGATGTACACCTGGAGCTACGCAACTTGACAATCTGCGGTCGCACGGGGAACCTGCACTTCATCCGCTTCCCCACCGCTGCCATGCACAGATTCATCCAGATGGGCAGAGATAAACACTTCTCCAGCCTTCACACCACACTGTGCGCCACTGGTGGCGGGGCGTACAAGTTTGAGAATGATTTCAGAACG atGGCGGACCTAGAGCTGATGAAGTTGGATGAGCTTGATTGTTTAATCCAGGGGCTGCTGTACATTGACTCTGTTGGTTTTAATGGTCACCCTGAGTGCTATTACTTTGAGAACCCCTCCGACACACAGAACTGCATCAAGAGACCCTGTTGTCTTGACAACCTTTTTCCCATGTTGCTGGTCAACATTGGCTCGGGTGTCAGCATTCTGGCAGTCTATGCAAAAGATGATTACAAAAGAGTGACAGGCACCAG TCTTGGTGGAGGGACATTTTTGGGGCTCTGCTGCCTGTTAACGGGTTGCGAAACATTTGAAGAAGCCCTTGAAATGGCCAGCAAAGGGGACAGCACCAATGTGGATAAACTGGTGAAGGACATCTATGGGGGCGACTACCAGCGATTCGGTCTACAAGGGTCTGCGGTAGCTTCAAG CTTTGGGCACATGATGAGCAAAGAGAAGAGGGAGAGTATTTCTAAAGAGGACTTGGCACGAGCCACACTCGTTACGATTACAAACAACATCGGGTCCATCGCACGCATGTGTGCAGTTAATGag AAAATTGAACGGGTTGTTTTTGTGGGAAATTTTCTGCGTATAAACACGGTGTCAACAAAGCTTCTTGCCTATGCTATGGACTTCTGGTCCAAGGGCCAGCTGAGGGCCCTTTTCCTGGAACATGAg GGATACTTTGGAGCTGTCGGTGCTTTTCTAGAACTGCTGAAGTCATCTGATGATGTATAA